The DNA region CTGAAATTGGTAAAGAAGGGGCAGGTGGTCAAAATGTCTACGTGCGAGAATTGGGGTTAGCATTAGCAAAACGCGGCTGTCAGGTTGATATGTTTACCCGACGCGAGTACCCCGACCAAGAAGAAATTGTGGAATTAGCACCAGGGTGTCGCACTATTCGTTTAAATGCTGGGCCAGCAGAATTCATTACTAGAAATGATTTATTTGAATATGTACCAGAATTTGTAGAAGCCTGGCTGAATTTTCAACAACGAACAGGGCGTAGCTATGCCTTGATTCACACTAACTATTGGCTTTCTGCTTGGGTAGGATTAGAACTTAAATCTCGATTGGGACTACCCCAAGTTCATACCTATCACTCTATAGGAGCAGTTAAATACCGTAATGTGGAGAATCCGCCGCAGATTGCTGTAATTCGTCATTGTGTGGAGAAGGCTATTTTAGAACAAGCAGATTATGTAATATCCACTAGCCCCCAAGAAGCGGAAGATTTACGTCAGTTAATTTCGCAGTATGGACGTATTAAAGTTATTCCCTGCGGAATTAATACTGAACATTTTGGTTCTGTAAGTAAAGAAATTGCTCGCCAACAGTTGGGAATTGATGCAGATTCTCAGATAATCTTGTATGTAGGACGTTTTGATCCCCGTAAGGGAGTTGAAACCCTAGTCAGAGCTTGCGCCAATTTACCTTCAGGATTTCAACTCTATCTAGTTGGTGGTAGCCGTGAAGATGGAGCAGACTTCAAAGAACAACAACGTATTGAAACTTTGGTGAACGACCTGGGATTGGAAGCCGTTACAGTTTTCACGGGACGAATTTCTCAAGCGCTGTTACCTGCTTACTATGCCGCAGGGGATATCTGCGTTGTACCGAGTTACTACGAGCCTTTTGGTTTAGTGGCGATTGAAGCAATGGCAGCCGGAATACCTGTAATTGCGAGTAATGTGGGAGGATTGCAGCATACGGTGGTGCATGGTGAAACTGGATTTTTAGTTCCTCCTTGTGATTCTAAGGCATTGGCGATCGCTATTTACAGTTTATTACAAAATCCAACTCTCAAAGAAAGCTATGGCAATGCTGCACAAAATTGGGTTCAGTCTCGTTTTAGCACTCAGGGAGTTGCCGCCCAAGTTCACGAACTCTATCAATCTTTAACACTTGATACATTTGTTCAAGAAATTATTCAAACTAAAAAGTTAACTCCAGATTTGGAAAGACAAATCCAAAGTTTGTTGAAGTCAAAAGTTTTGAAATCCAATGAAATTAAAGCTCTAGAAAAATTAATTGACTCTTTTTCTAATGACATTGTGCAGTGGGCAACCAATTAAACCAATTCGCAATGGGCTAACGCCCCGCTCCGCTAACGCAATTCGCAATTACGTTTTGTGACGGGGATTTAGACCCCGACACAAAACGTGCTGCCTATCTTGCTGGGGACTTAAACCCCCAAAGTTCGTTAAATGATATCGTTGCCGATTAAAGACTTATTATTAATACCGCAGTTCTTGCTGGGAGCAAGGGGAAAGAGGTTTATCAATACTGTACTATTTTAGTGGAAGCAAATATGAAACTGCTTTTGGTGATTGAATTAGATAATACCTTGGTTGGTAACAATCGAGCTATTGCCGCTTTAAACCAAAGGCTAGAAGCTATACGCAATCAGATTTACTTAGTCTATGTTACTGGCCGCTCTTATGCTTCTAGTCGTCGGGTGATAGCAAAAGCACGGCTTTTGAAACCCGATTATTTAATCGCTAGTGTAGGCACTGAAATTTATCAACAGGGTGTGCTTCTAGAAAAAGATTGGGCAAATCAAATCTCAAAAGATTGGGATTGGGATGCAACTTGGACAATTGCTAGCTACTTTTCTGCACTGATATCCCAACCCGATAGTTATTTGAGTAATTTATACTACTGTCGTCGTCGAAGCATATTAGTTAAAAGACTTAGTAACAATAATGTAAAAATAACTGTAACAAAAGATATCCAGTTAAATTCAATACTAAATCCTTTTGTGTTATTTATCCACCGGAAAATCCAGAAAGAATTATTACCGATAATAAATGAAGGAACTTCTAAGATTTTCAATACTGGTATTAGTAAAAAGCTAGAAATCAGCACCAATGCCAAAGACATAAAAGCGAGGTTTAACAAAGCTTTTACACCTGAGAGAGGTTTAGTTTTATCAGTTCTAGCAAAAGGAAGCTCTCGGCGAGTCACACTAGGAGGTGCGTAAATTGCTATACCTTCTTCCCTATCTTCGACTCTAATTGACTGCGGACAGCGTAGCAATTGTACTGCTATCCAGATATCGCCAATTGCACCGCCTGTATTGAATGCAATTACCCAAATTAACCAACTTGCTTGAGGGAAAATTGCTAGCAGTAATAAACATACAATATCAAGGACTACCAATGGTGCTAACCCAATCATAATAAAAGCATTACGACGAAAAAAGTCACCTGGTGAAGTGGCGTAAGCAAGAGGTAAGAAATATTTAACTTTCAATCCATAACGCGGTGAACCACCAAAGGCAGCAAACGCAATTCCATGCACCAATTCATGAACAATGGTAGTTATACAAATAATAGTAAGCAAAACTAAAAAAGCAATAATTCCTCGCCAAGCTCCATCTCCAGAACTTTCTACACTAAAAATTACTGTTTGTTCGTGAATGATGGCATAATACCAACTTGCACCTGCTGCTGCCAATATTAACAATAATGAACCTAAAGTAGTCCAAATTAGTGATATTTCTGGAGTTACACGAAATACATAGATTGGCTCATTTCGAGTTGCTATATTCATAATTACTGCTAATTATCAACACTTATTTTTTAGATTAATAATATTTAGTGTTTTTCCATCACTCTATAGATTGATCTATTTAAACGCTTCTTGTAGTTGTTCATCTGTCA from Nostoc commune NIES-4072 includes:
- a CDS encoding glycosyltransferase codes for the protein MNTLPSLNLVKSLENSVTETPNSQPIYALISVHGDPTAEIGKEGAGGQNVYVRELGLALAKRGCQVDMFTRREYPDQEEIVELAPGCRTIRLNAGPAEFITRNDLFEYVPEFVEAWLNFQQRTGRSYALIHTNYWLSAWVGLELKSRLGLPQVHTYHSIGAVKYRNVENPPQIAVIRHCVEKAILEQADYVISTSPQEAEDLRQLISQYGRIKVIPCGINTEHFGSVSKEIARQQLGIDADSQIILYVGRFDPRKGVETLVRACANLPSGFQLYLVGGSREDGADFKEQQRIETLVNDLGLEAVTVFTGRISQALLPAYYAAGDICVVPSYYEPFGLVAIEAMAAGIPVIASNVGGLQHTVVHGETGFLVPPCDSKALAIAIYSLLQNPTLKESYGNAAQNWVQSRFSTQGVAAQVHELYQSLTLDTFVQEIIQTKKLTPDLERQIQSLLKSKVLKSNEIKALEKLIDSFSNDIVQWATN
- a CDS encoding DUF3267 domain-containing protein, which encodes MNIATRNEPIYVFRVTPEISLIWTTLGSLLLILAAAGASWYYAIIHEQTVIFSVESSGDGAWRGIIAFLVLLTIICITTIVHELVHGIAFAAFGGSPRYGLKVKYFLPLAYATSPGDFFRRNAFIMIGLAPLVVLDIVCLLLLAIFPQASWLIWVIAFNTGGAIGDIWIAVQLLRCPQSIRVEDREEGIAIYAPPSVTRRELPFARTDKTKPLSGVKALLNLAFMSLALVLISSFLLIPVLKILEVPSFIIGNNSFWIFRWINNTKGFSIEFNWISFVTVIFTLLLLSLLTNMLRRRQ